A stretch of DNA from Methanoplanus endosymbiosus:
ATTTCAGTCTCTTTCTCTTTTACAGGCTTAATGATGGTTTTAGGTGTGATACCATGCTTGTTATTGAATGCTATCTGCATTTCCCTTCTTCTCTTAGTCTCATTAAGTGCTTTCTTCATTGAGTCCGTTAATTTATCGGCGTACAGAACAACATGGGCATTGACATTTCTTGCTGCACGTCCTATTATCTGAATCAGGCTCCTTGCATCCCGTAAAAATCCTTCCTTGTCAGCGTCAAGTATCCCGATAAATCCGACTTCCGGAATGTCAAGACCTTCTCTGAGGAGGTTTATTCCGACAAGGACATCAAAACGTCCGAGGCGCAACTGCCTTATTATCTCGGTTCTCTCAATGGTTTTTATGTCTGAATGAAGGTATCTCGTCTTGATGCCCTTTGATGCCAGAAATTCGGAGAGTTCCTCAGCAAGCCTTTTGGTGAGGGTTGTGATGAGCACCCGGTCCCCTTCTTCAATGGTCTTTTTAATCTCAGAGAGGAGATCATTCATCTGCCCTTCAATAGGCCTCACTTCAACTTCAGGATCAGTAAGACCTGTCGGCCTGATGATCTGTTCCACAACATCGGCAGAATGCTCCTTTTCATAATCTCCCGGAGTTGCGGATACAAAGATGATATTTCTCATATACTCCTCAAATTCACCGAATACGAGCGGCCGGTTGTCAAAAGCAGAAGGAAGCCTGAATCCGTAGTCCACAAGCGGCACTTTTCTTGACCGGTCGCCGTTGTACATGCCTCTCACCTGCGGGAGGGTCTGGTGGCTCTCGTCAATGACCATCAGGAAGTCATCCGGAAAATAGTCGAGGAGGCAGAATGGTTTCTCGCCGGGATTTCTCTTATCAAAAAACCGTGAATAATTTTCAATGCCTTTGCATGACCCTGTCTCTTCGATCATCTCAATATCAAAGAGGGTTCTCTGCTTTAAGCGGTGTGCTTCAATTGCGCCGAGTTTGGGTAGCTGCTCTTCAAGTTCAGCCCTTATCTTTTTAATGGCATCTTCCTTCTCCTCTTCCGGAATTACGTAATGCCTTGCAGGATAGATGAAGAAATACTTCATTGATTCTGTTCTTTCACCGGTGTTTCTGTCAATCTCAGATATTCTCTCAATTTCGTCCCCGAAAAATTCTATCCTGATTATATTGTTGAAATATCCGGGGATGAGATCTATGGTGTCTCCCCTGACCCTGAACCGTCCCGGAGCAGGTTCGGTGTCATTTCTCTCATAGAGAATGTCCACA
This window harbors:
- the uvrB gene encoding excinuclease ABC subunit UvrB translates to MTKEKEKEKDKFRLVSDYRPAGSQPEAINKLTEGIDKKERCQTLLGVTGSGKTFTIANVIEKVQKPTLVFAHNKTLAAQLYNEFKEFFPENRVEYFVSYYDYYQPESYIPKKDQYIEKDAQINPKIEQMRLATTASLLSRDDVIVVASVSCIYGLGNPENFQKLGFEIKTGDRIRRNELLGRLVDILYERNDTEPAPGRFRVRGDTIDLIPGYFNNIIRIEFFGDEIERISEIDRNTGERTESMKYFFIYPARHYVIPEEEKEDAIKKIRAELEEQLPKLGAIEAHRLKQRTLFDIEMIEETGSCKGIENYSRFFDKRNPGEKPFCLLDYFPDDFLMVIDESHQTLPQVRGMYNGDRSRKVPLVDYGFRLPSAFDNRPLVFGEFEEYMRNIIFVSATPGDYEKEHSADVVEQIIRPTGLTDPEVEVRPIEGQMNDLLSEIKKTIEEGDRVLITTLTKRLAEELSEFLASKGIKTRYLHSDIKTIERTEIIRQLRLGRFDVLVGINLLREGLDIPEVGFIGILDADKEGFLRDARSLIQIIGRAARNVNAHVVLYADKLTDSMKKALNETKRRREMQIAFNNKHGITPKTIIKPVKEKETEITDIKHIPNSEIPNVIIELEADMNIAAESLEFERAIMLRDKITALRKKLEEDQ